A genomic segment from Stegostoma tigrinum isolate sSteTig4 chromosome 1, sSteTig4.hap1, whole genome shotgun sequence encodes:
- the LOC125459278 gene encoding interleukin-8-like encodes MNSKVTVLNLTLFVLYGTSTQGMSLRCQCIKTASTFIHPQFMENIEIIPSGPHCENVEIIVTLQNSDRVCLNPKSPWVHKIIDRIMSRSKKTTKDQ; translated from the exons ATGAACAGCAAAGTGACTGTCCTCAACCTTACTCTCTTTGTACTTTATGGGACTTCCACACAAG GAATGAGCCTGCGCTGTCAGTGCATCAAAACAGCTTCAACATTCATCCATCCACAATTCATGGAGAATATTGAAATCATCCCAAGTGGGCCCCACTGTGAAAATGTGGAAATTAT TGTCACTCTTCAAAACAGTGATCGAGTTTGTCTGAATCCCAAATCTCCATGGGTGCACAAAATTATTGACAGAATAATGAGTCG TTCCAAGAAAACTACTAAAGATCAATGA